Proteins from a single region of Pleurocapsa minor HA4230-MV1:
- a CDS encoding polysaccharide pyruvyl transferase family protein, with amino-acid sequence MKIIISNTVILNGGDAAILISIIKILQTAFGNDTEFIIYDSQPETAKKYYPQLNLRRLIYEQSIDSIKIRFVGRIIKFISQWRLKVAVLCIYKQKFSLGRLCTTKVEYDSLLDYQTADLIVSTGGTYLVENYGLEARFFDYQISLMFNKPLIFFTQSLGPFEQAKNRQTLKNIFAHSALILLRDRQSAKHLQELVAQQNKIEVVADAAFALANLTALSTAKNKQDNLFPAKIAISVRDWRYFKTVDPAMGIAKYIQALVALTVHLVEKYQVNITYISSCQGIKEYWKDDSEFALNIVNQLPAEIAKFVTVNREFHDPETLINIISEYDLVIATRLHMAILSLGAGVPVFAIAYEFKTEELFCKLGQQVSLIDIENIDENVLINRVDALISSLPQVRQQLFTGVEQERLSAWQTSNLVRQAFKQWQLDHQ; translated from the coding sequence GACTGCTTTTGGTAACGATACAGAATTTATCATTTATGATAGCCAACCAGAAACAGCCAAAAAATATTATCCCCAGCTCAATTTACGCAGATTAATTTATGAGCAAAGTATAGATTCAATCAAGATTAGATTTGTCGGCAGAATTATTAAGTTTATTAGCCAATGGCGATTAAAAGTAGCGGTTTTGTGTATATACAAACAAAAATTTAGTTTAGGTCGCTTATGCACCACAAAAGTAGAATATGATAGCTTACTTGATTATCAAACTGCCGATTTAATTGTTAGTACAGGTGGAACTTATTTAGTTGAAAACTATGGGTTAGAAGCGAGATTTTTTGATTATCAAATATCTTTAATGTTCAACAAGCCATTAATTTTTTTTACTCAATCTTTAGGCCCTTTTGAACAGGCTAAAAATCGTCAAACTTTAAAAAATATTTTTGCTCACTCAGCATTAATTTTATTACGCGATCGCCAATCGGCAAAACACCTTCAAGAATTAGTTGCCCAGCAGAATAAAATTGAGGTTGTGGCTGATGCAGCTTTTGCTCTAGCTAACTTAACGGCTTTGTCAACTGCTAAAAACAAGCAAGATAATTTATTCCCTGCTAAAATTGCTATTTCGGTTAGGGATTGGCGCTATTTTAAAACTGTCGATCCTGCTATGGGAATTGCTAAATATATTCAAGCTTTAGTGGCTTTAACGGTGCATTTAGTTGAAAAATATCAGGTTAACATTACCTATATTTCTTCTTGTCAAGGAATTAAAGAATACTGGAAAGATGATTCAGAGTTTGCCTTAAATATTGTCAATCAATTACCTGCGGAAATTGCCAAATTTGTTACAGTAAATCGAGAGTTTCATGATCCAGAAACTCTAATTAACATAATTAGTGAATATGATTTAGTCATTGCCACAAGGTTACATATGGCGATTTTATCATTGGGTGCTGGCGTTCCCGTATTTGCGATCGCTTATGAATTTAAAACTGAAGAATTATTTTGTAAACTAGGTCAGCAAGTATCACTGATTGATATTGAAAACATAGACGAAAATGTCTTAATTAATCGAGTTGATGCTTTGATTAGTTCATTACCACAAGTTCGCCAGCAATTGTTTACAGGAGTTGAACAAGAGCGATTAAGTGCGTGGCAAACCAGCAATTTAGTTCGGCAGGCTTTTAAACAGTGGCAACTAGATCATCAGTAA
- a CDS encoding glycosyltransferase — protein sequence MRIAVLVDQFPSLSETFILNQITGLIDRGHEVDIYGDHPGNMQKTHAEIQQYNLLERTYYTPIPTNALGRIVSAIFLFLRHFFIAPKVLLRAINFVRYNSTNYGKPATFLKPLYLIIPWLDKAPYDVILCHYGRNGLKATLLRDLGITQGKIAVFFHGYDISRYLDMHGEDTYNYLFEQADLLLPISQHWQKKLIDLGCNPNKTLVHHMGINCSKFNYIKPSSQEQISLLSVARLVEKKGLEYSIRAVAQLIPHYPNLQYRIIGDGVLKQELENLIKQLNVSNQIKLLGWKQQQEIISIMENSALVLAPSVTSHHGDCEGIPVCLMESMAKGLPVISTYHSGIPELIEDGKSGYLLLERDISGIVSRIEILLNDIKLRTEIGLAARQKVEQEYNIELLNNRLEEILQQLV from the coding sequence ATGCGTATTGCTGTTCTTGTCGATCAATTTCCCAGTTTATCAGAAACCTTTATTTTAAATCAGATTACGGGGTTAATCGATCGCGGTCATGAGGTAGATATTTATGGCGATCATCCAGGAAATATGCAGAAAACTCATGCTGAAATACAGCAATATAATCTTTTAGAGCGTACTTATTATACTCCTATTCCCACTAATGCTTTAGGACGAATTGTTTCGGCTATTTTTTTATTTTTACGTCATTTTTTTATAGCACCCAAGGTTTTATTACGAGCAATTAATTTTGTCCGATATAATTCTACTAATTATGGGAAACCTGCTACTTTTCTCAAGCCTCTTTATCTAATAATTCCCTGGTTAGATAAGGCTCCCTATGATGTTATTCTGTGTCACTATGGACGCAATGGATTAAAAGCAACTCTATTACGAGATTTAGGAATTACTCAAGGAAAAATTGCCGTTTTCTTTCACGGTTATGATATTTCTCGTTATTTAGATATGCATGGTGAAGATACTTATAATTATCTTTTTGAGCAAGCCGATCTACTTCTACCAATTAGTCAACATTGGCAAAAAAAATTAATCGATCTTGGCTGCAATCCCAATAAGACTTTAGTGCATCATATGGGCATTAACTGTAGCAAATTTAATTATATCAAACCTTCGTCTCAAGAACAAATTTCATTACTTAGTGTTGCTCGCTTAGTCGAAAAAAAAGGACTAGAGTATAGTATTCGAGCAGTGGCGCAGTTAATTCCCCATTATCCTAATTTACAATATCGGATTATTGGAGATGGTGTTTTAAAACAAGAACTAGAAAATTTAATTAAACAGTTGAATGTAAGCAATCAGATTAAATTATTAGGCTGGAAACAACAACAGGAAATTATTAGCATAATGGAAAATTCTGCTTTAGTTTTAGCTCCAAGTGTTACTAGTCATCATGGCGATTGTGAAGGAATTCCTGTTTGTCTGATGGAATCAATGGCCAAAGGACTACCTGTAATTAGCACCTATCATAGTGGCATTCCCGAACTGATTGAAGATGGAAAATCTGGATATTTGTTGCTAGAAAGAGATATTTCGGGCATTGTCAGCAGAATTGAAATTTTGCTTAATGACATTAAACTGAGGACAGAAATCGGTTTAGCTGCTCGTCAAAAGGTAGAGCAGGAATACAATATTGAACTTCTGAATAATCGTCTTGAAGAAATTTTACAACAGCTAGTTTAA